One genomic segment of Garra rufa chromosome 13, GarRuf1.0, whole genome shotgun sequence includes these proteins:
- the rfx6 gene encoding DNA-binding protein RFX6 has protein sequence MPMKRNIGSPLKNDTFHQLQASQTKRACKNADDLHATILVDQDNLGKNMFFKARLDEEEDSGIKSEADESNGSLSSEEDLGHLDYSKTFSVKQTVPKKSISQIIKDKKKQTQLTLQWLEENYIVCEGVCLPRCILYAHYLDFCRKEKLDPACAATFGKTIRQKFPLLTTRRLGTRGHSKYHYYGIGIKESSAYYHSVYSGKGLTRFSGSKLKNEGGFTRKYSLSSKTGTLLPEFPSAQHLVLQESVSKEKVDTLIMMYKTHCQCILDNAINVNFEEIQNFLLHFWQGMPEHLLPLLENPVIVDIFSVCDSILYKVLTDVLIPATMQDMPESLLADIRNFAKHWEHWMVSSLENLPEILSEKKLPIARRFVSSLKRQTSFLHLAQIARPALFDQNVVTSMVNDIDKVDLNSIGSQALLSITSDQDSDFYSEYDSISVFQELKDLLRKNATVESFIEWLDSVVEQKVIKPSKQNGRSVKKRAQDFLLKWSFFGARVMHNLTLNNATSFGSFHLIRMLLDEYILLAIETQFNNDKEQDLQNLLEKYMRSADASKATFTASPSSCFLANRNKSGVASSDSTVKDENPPEQDFLSLTAAQQGLGTSTVVYHSTDPDNFTISGQMDYSQNSGPLMTPPISPAMINRSSVINQGPMAVRPQSSCPIQPQVSCQNFSDTMYQSLHNTSSGSYPNSSYYQPVFRAQTHTPTSAYQARAESSRYAPFSGHQLTKDCFSSSCTVSPYSSRVATTGYAASGDPVMDTEGVQLLDSTGYSFGGSAASGDGCSGPVCSSGHNGYYSSSGYVDAQRMGTFIDQHVSVISSVSSIRSVSAYAEVHDPLNILDDTSRKTARPYYTDLSAMGAHTAGSSIAHPCSISTPCMYGTPAPYHSQNALLPLQGSTEIREMVSSLPPINTVFMGSTGGPS, from the exons ATGCCAATGAAAAGAAATATAGGGAGTCCATTGAAGAATGACACGTTTCATCAACTACAAGCGTCGCAGACAAAGAGAGCTTGCAAAAACGCAGATGACCTCCACGCGACAATTCTTGTTGACCAAGACAATCTCGGGAAAAACATGTTTTTCAAAGCCAGGCTTGATGAGGAGGAGGATTCTGGCATTAAATCAG AAGCTGATGAAAGTAATGGAAGCCTTTCCTCTGAAGAGGACCTGGGCCACCTGGATTATTCTAAGACCTTCTCTGTCAAACAAACTGTGCCAAAGAAAAGCATCAGTCAGATCATCAAGGACAAGAAGAAACAGACTCAACTTACTTTACAATG gCTTGAGGAAAATTACATAGTTTGCGAAGGTGTTTGCCTGCCACGGTGTATCCTCTACGCTCATTATCTAGACTTTTGCCGGAAGGAGAAATTAGATCCTGCTTGTGCTGCCACTTTTGGGAAG ACCATAAGGCAGAAATTTCCTCTTCTTACAACACGAAGGCTTGGAACCAGAGGCCATTCGAA GTATCATTATTATGGTATTGGAATCAAGGAGAGCAGTGCGTATTATCACTCTGTGTACTCAGGAAAAGGTTTGACGCG ATTCTCTGGAAGCAAGCTGAAAAATGAG GGAGGCTTCACCAGGAAATATTCTCTTAGTTCTAAAACTGGAACTCTTTTACCTGAATTTCCAAGTGCACAGCATTTAGTGCTCCAGGAGTCTGTTTCAAAAGAAAAG GTTGACACATTGATTATGATGTACAAAACCCACTGCCAGTGCATTCTGGACAATGCCATTAATGTCAACTTTGAGGAG ATCCAGAACTTTCTGCTTCACTTCTGGCAAGGAATGCCTGAACATCTCCTGCCACTGCTGGAGAATCCAGTTATTGTGGACATATTCTCTGTGTGTGACTCTATACTCTACAAG GTCCTCACTGATGTTCTCATCCCTGCTACGATGCAGGACATGCCAGAGAG TCTTTTGGCAGATATTCGAAATTTTGCTAAGCACTGGGAACACTGGATGGTGTCTTCCTTGGAGAATCTTCCGGAAATCCTCTCAGAAAAGAAACTGCCGATAGCCAGACGATTTGTGTCCTCCTTAAAGAGACAGACCTCATTTTTACATCTAGCACAG ATCGCAAGACCTGCACTTTTTGACCAGAATGTAGTGACTTCTATGGTGAATGATATTGATAAGGTGGATCTGAACAGTATTGGTTCTCAAGCACTCCTTTCAATCACAAGTGACCAAGATTCAGACTTCTACTCTGAAT ATGATTCCATTTCAGTGTTTCAAGAGTTAAAAGACCTCTTGAGGAAAAACGCCACAGTTGAGTCTTTCATTGAATGGCTGGACTCAGTAGTCGAGCAGAAAGTTATTAAG CCCAGCAAACAAAATGGTCGATCGGTGAAAAAGCGAGCTCAAGATTTTCTTCTGAAGTGGAGTTTTTTTGGAGCACGAGTGATGCACAATCTCACCCTGAACAACGCTACTAGCTTTG GTTCGTTCCACCTCATTCGGATGCTTTTGGATGAGTACATTCTGCTAGCTATTGAAACACAATTCAACAACGACAAAGAGCAAGACCTTCAGAATCTCCTGGAGAAATACATGAGGAGTGCAG ATGCTAGTAAGGCTACTTTCACTGCCTCCCCAAGTTCCTGTTTCTTGGCCAATCGGAATAAATCTGGTGTGGCGTCCAGTGATTCGACTGTCAAGGACGAAAACCCACCAGAACAAGATTTCCTATCTCTCACAGCTGCTCAGCAGGGGCTCGGGACCAGTACCGTTGTGTACCATAGCACCGATCCGGACAACTTTACTATATCTG gtcaaATGGATTACTCACAGAACAGCGGCCCACTGATGACCCCTCCAATCTCTCCAGCCATGATCAACCGTAGCAGCGTGATCAACCAGGGCCCAATGGCTGTGAGGCCGCAGAGCAGCTGCCCTATCCAGCCCCAAGTGTCCTGCCAAAACTTCTCTGACACTATGTACCAGAGTCTGCACAATACTAGTTCTGGCTCCTACCCCAACTCCTCTTACTACCAGCCTGTGTTTAGAGCTCAGACTCACACTCCAACATCCGCCTATCAGGCTCGTGCTGAAAGCAGCCGCTATGCACCATTCTCTGGACACCAGCTGACCAAAGACTGCTTCAGCAGCAGCTGTACCGTGTCTCCCTACAGCTCAAGGGTTGCAACAACTGGATACGCAGCCTCAGGTGACCCTGTGATGGATACTGAGGGCGTACAGCTGCTGGACTCCACAGGGTACAGTTTTGGAGGAAGTGCTGCCAGTGGAGATGGATGTTCAGGTCCGGTTTGCAGCTCTGGGCACAATG GATATTACAGCAGCAGCGGGTATGTGGACGCTCAGAGAATGGGTACGTTTATCGATCAGCATGTGTCAGTCATCAGCAGCGTAAGCAGCATTCGCTCCGTTTCAGCCTATGCTGAAGTGCACGACCCTCTTAACATCCTAGACGACACGAGCAGGAAGACAGCAAGACCCTACTACACCGATCTGTCCGCAATGGGCGCACACACAGCAG GATCCAGCATTGCTCATCCCTGCTCCATCTCGACACCATGCATGTACGGAACCCCCGCTCCTTATCATTCCCAGAATGCACTGCTGCCTCTCCAGGGGAGCACAGAGATCAGAGAAATGGTGTCGTCTTTGCCCCCCATTAACACTGTGTTCATGGGGTCAACTGGTGGGCCATCCTGA